A region from the Primulina huaijiensis isolate GDHJ02 unplaced genomic scaffold, ASM1229523v2 scaffold12327, whole genome shotgun sequence genome encodes:
- the LOC140965707 gene encoding pentatricopeptide repeat-containing protein At2g27800, mitochondrial-like: protein MFLLLRNHLKNIYAYKTPIHSFLHLITTQIHSDLESHSHSSATPVWFHDPQPVSTIMSINLRPCYYSTRAYRGPIPRSLRRRINKRAKAAAKPTLNEAVFHQAISRLPHRFTPEELHDVIVVQDDPLVCLELFNWASHQHRFRHSVCTYHVTIKKLGAAKWYEEMDNVVNQVLSVPSIGSEALYNTMIYYFTEARKLVRAVNIYNHMRDSRKLDCRPSFRTYNILFTALLSRGKNSYINHLYMETIRSLFKKMVDDGVEPDIFCLNCMIKGYVLSLHVNDALRIFHQMGVVYDCQPNSFSYDYLIYGLCAQGRTNNARELCDKMKKSGFVPSSKSYNSLVNSLALQGEIDGAVEFLWEMAESERLPDFITYRTVLDEMSRQRSVRDAMRLLEKLQEKHLVNGQTYKELLDSGWRMGCEDMF from the exons ATGTTTCTGTTACTCAGAAATCATCTCAAAAACATTTATGCCTATAAGACCCCGATTCATAGTTTTCTTCACTTGATCACTACCCAAATCCACTCCGATTTAGAGTCTCATTCCCATTCCTCAGCAACGCCAGTTTGGTTTCATGATCCACAGCCAGTAAGCACAATTATGAGCATAAATTTGAGGCCATGTTACTACTCTACAAGAGCGTACAGAGGGCCAATACCAAGATCGTTGAGAAGAAGAATCAACAAAAGGGCCAAAGCTGCTGCAAAGCCTACTCTAAATGAAGCCGTTTTTCATCAAGCCATATCCCGACTCCCACACAGATTCACCCCTGAAGAGCTACACGATGTTATAGTGGTACAAGATGACCCTTTAGTATGTTTGGAGCTTTTCAATTGGGCATCTCACCAGCACAGGTTTAGGCACAGTGTATGTACTTATCACGTTACAATCAAGAAACTAGGCGCAGCAAAGTGGTACGAGGAAATGGATAATGTTGTTAACCAGGTGCTTTCTGTGCCTTCTATTGGTTCTGAGGCTCTTTATAATactatgatttattattttactgAAGCTAGGAAGCTTGTTCGAGCggttaatatatataatcatatgcGCGATAGTCGGAAATTGGATTGTAGGCCATCATTTAGAACATATAATATATTGTTTACTGCCCTTTTGAGTAGAGGGAAGAATTCATATATTAACCACTTGTACATGGAAACTATAAGATCTCTGTTCAAGAAAATGGTTGATGATGGAGtcgagcctgatatcttttgtttGAATTGTATGATCAAAGGATATGTGCTTTCACTTCATGTAAATGATGCTCTTAGGATTTTCCATCAGATGGGTGTGGTGTACGATTGTCAGCCCAACTCATTTTCGTATGACTATTTGATCTATGGGTTATGTGCCCAAGGACGAACAAATAATGCAAGAGAGCTTTGTGATAAAATGAAGAAAAGTGGCTTTGTGCCTAGCAGTAAATCGTACAACTCCCTTGTGAACTCTTTGGCTCTTCAAGGAGAGATCGATGGGGCTGTGGAATTCTTGTGGGAGATGGCTGAAAGTGAAAGGTTGCCTGACTTCATCACTTACCGAACTGTGCTTGATGAAATGTCTCGGCAGAGAAGTGTCAGGGATGCTATGAGATTGTTGGAGAAGTTGCAAGAGAAGCACCTTGTCAATGGGCAAACATACAAGGAGCTTTTGGATTCAG GGTGGCGCATGGGATGTGAAGACATGTTTTGA
- the LOC140965708 gene encoding uncharacterized protein, translating into MVVASGTNAFSKEMAIRKRIASIYNKRVEDFTSLREYNDYLEEVEDMIVNLSEGIDVPAIEVRIAQYQRENAEQIMNAQARKVLSIFCCIKWCS; encoded by the exons ATGGTGGTGGCTTCTGGAACAAATGCCTTTTCTAAGGAAATGGCCATTCGGAAGCGGATTGCCAGCAT ATACAATAAAAGAGTGGAAGATTTCACATCATTAAGGGAATACAATGATTACCTGGAGGAAGTAGAGGACATGA TTGTGAATTTATCTGAAGGAATAGATGTTCCCGCTATTGAAGTGAGAATTGCTCAGTACCAGAGAGAGAATGCTGAACAGATCATGAATGCTCAAGCTCGCAAGGTTTTGTCAATTTTTTGTTGCATTAAGTGGTGCTCTTAG